A window from Actinomycetes bacterium encodes these proteins:
- a CDS encoding histidine--tRNA ligase translates to MSADRPEKFQSLTGMRDMLWPDSARRRELVDLFVAAAQRAGYRELVPPLLEDLGVFLRVGEETDVVTKEMYDFTDRDGRRIALRPEMTAGAVRAFVQHKPLLPWKVFYAGSNFRHERPQKGRYRSFDQVGVEALGSDDADLDVEVIALAWRFFEDLGLRQVTLLLNTLGEHDDRARYTEAVRGHLESHAADLSSEALETLGRNPLRVLDSKRSEDRGVVANAPTIAEFLSAGSAEHFSRVKDGLEALGIPFRVEERLVRGLDYYRRTTFEFAADALDAAQNAIGGGGRYDGLAEDLGGPATDGIGFALGVDRILLAADAEGVFPSPEPLLDAFVVDMTGGAVARDLTHELRAAGLSADRRFGGGSMKAQMKAADRSGAAVALIVGEDELAAGEVTLRTLRHHSDTAGDSVQQRVPLGDAVTRVRAAVAGASDKGSDRGKP, encoded by the coding sequence GTGAGTGCCGATCGCCCCGAGAAGTTCCAGTCCCTCACGGGCATGCGCGACATGCTCTGGCCCGACTCCGCGCGTCGGCGCGAACTCGTGGACCTCTTCGTGGCGGCGGCCCAACGCGCCGGTTACCGCGAGTTGGTACCGCCGCTGCTCGAGGATCTCGGAGTATTCCTGCGCGTCGGCGAGGAGACCGACGTCGTCACCAAGGAGATGTACGACTTCACCGACCGCGACGGCCGGCGCATAGCACTGCGACCGGAGATGACCGCCGGGGCAGTACGGGCATTCGTGCAGCACAAGCCGTTGTTGCCATGGAAGGTGTTCTACGCGGGCTCCAACTTCCGCCACGAGCGCCCACAGAAAGGCCGCTATCGCTCGTTCGACCAGGTGGGGGTCGAAGCGCTGGGCAGCGATGATGCCGACCTCGATGTCGAGGTGATCGCCCTCGCTTGGCGTTTCTTCGAGGACCTGGGGCTCCGGCAGGTCACGCTGTTGCTCAACACCCTCGGCGAGCACGACGACCGCGCCCGCTACACAGAGGCAGTGCGCGGTCATCTCGAGTCCCACGCCGCAGACCTGTCGAGCGAGGCGCTTGAGACGCTCGGTCGCAATCCGCTGCGGGTACTCGATTCGAAGCGCTCCGAAGACCGCGGTGTCGTGGCCAACGCGCCGACCATCGCCGAGTTCCTCTCTGCCGGGTCCGCCGAGCACTTCTCGCGGGTCAAGGACGGCCTGGAGGCACTCGGCATACCGTTCCGGGTGGAGGAGCGCCTGGTGCGCGGCCTCGACTACTACCGGCGCACCACGTTCGAGTTCGCCGCCGATGCCCTGGATGCGGCGCAGAACGCAATCGGCGGAGGCGGCCGCTACGACGGGCTCGCAGAGGACCTCGGCGGCCCGGCAACCGACGGGATCGGCTTCGCCCTCGGCGTCGACCGGATCCTGCTGGCAGCCGACGCCGAAGGGGTGTTCCCGTCGCCGGAACCGCTCCTGGACGCCTTCGTGGTCGACATGACCGGCGGGGCCGTCGCCCGCGACCTGACCCATGAGCTGCGAGCCGCCGGTCTCAGCGCCGACCGGCGCTTCGGTGGTGGCAGCATGAAGGCCCAGATGAAAGCCGCGGACCGCAGCGGTGCGGCGGTGGCACTGATCGTGGGTGAGGACGAATTGGCGGCCGGAGAGGTGACCCTGCGCACACTTCGACACCACAGTGACACCGCAGGCGACTCCGTGCAGCAACGAGTGCCGTTGGGAGATGCGGTCACCCGGGTGCGCGCCGCGGTCGCAGGTGCATCCGACAAGGGAAGCGACAGAGGAAAGCCATGA
- the aspS gene encoding aspartate--tRNA ligase has product MRTHMCGEPRREDIGSTITVCGWVGRRREHGEHLAFVDLRDHTGVLQCVVDGSVDVRSEYVLRVTGTLRERPDGTINEKLPTGEFELADCEVEVLSAAEPPPFPLDDRASEVDETIRLRHRYLDLRRERMQDNLRKRAVINSAIRAAMDAQGFVEVETPMLIASTPEGARDFVVPSRLHPGNFYALPQSPQLFKQLCMVGGVDRYYQIARCMRDEDLRADRQFEFSQLDAEMSFAGQEDVLAAITAAVSAAAESVTGEPIGEVPRMTWHDAMDRFGSDKPDVRFGMELTELTDVFADTEFNAFRATSIKGLCHKGASDDTSRNRLDDLTESAKRWGAKGLVWMRVEEVDGAPTLTSPIAKFLSHQELAGIVERLGAEPGDVCYLVADEWLRTCHVLGLLRLELGRPPVHEGGLQFLWVVDFPLFESVDEATGKPVPAHHPFTMPHADDLDLLDGEVEDLLKVRSQAYDLVLNGWELGSGSVRIHRGDVQQRIFDLLGISPEEAAAKFGFLLEAFRYGAPPHAGFAFGLDRLVALLLGEDNIREVIAYPKTQSGGDPLTKAPTAVDDAHLEELGLRLLPPST; this is encoded by the coding sequence ATGCGTACCCACATGTGTGGCGAGCCCCGGCGTGAGGACATCGGCTCCACCATCACCGTGTGCGGCTGGGTTGGCCGCCGGCGCGAGCATGGCGAGCACCTCGCCTTCGTCGACCTGCGTGACCACACGGGCGTGCTGCAATGCGTGGTCGACGGCTCGGTGGATGTGCGCAGCGAGTACGTGTTGCGCGTCACCGGCACCCTGCGGGAGCGTCCCGACGGCACCATCAACGAAAAGCTGCCCACGGGCGAGTTCGAGCTTGCCGACTGCGAGGTGGAGGTCCTCTCGGCGGCCGAGCCGCCGCCGTTCCCCCTCGACGACCGCGCTTCGGAGGTCGACGAGACGATCAGGTTGCGGCACCGCTACCTGGACCTGCGCCGCGAGCGCATGCAGGACAACCTGCGCAAGCGTGCGGTGATCAACTCGGCGATCCGGGCGGCGATGGACGCACAGGGTTTCGTGGAGGTGGAGACGCCCATGCTGATCGCGTCCACCCCCGAAGGCGCGCGCGACTTCGTCGTGCCGTCGCGGCTTCACCCCGGCAACTTCTACGCGCTGCCGCAGAGCCCCCAGCTGTTCAAGCAACTCTGCATGGTGGGAGGGGTCGATCGGTATTACCAGATCGCCCGTTGCATGCGTGACGAGGACCTGCGCGCCGACCGCCAGTTCGAGTTCAGCCAGCTCGACGCGGAGATGAGCTTTGCCGGCCAGGAGGACGTGCTGGCTGCCATCACAGCTGCCGTGTCCGCAGCGGCGGAGTCCGTCACGGGTGAGCCCATCGGCGAAGTCCCGCGCATGACGTGGCACGACGCCATGGACCGCTTCGGCTCAGACAAGCCCGACGTGCGTTTCGGTATGGAACTGACGGAGCTCACCGACGTGTTCGCGGACACGGAATTCAACGCCTTCAGGGCGACTTCGATCAAGGGCCTGTGCCACAAGGGTGCCAGCGACGACACCAGCCGCAACCGGCTCGATGACCTGACGGAGTCGGCAAAGCGGTGGGGAGCCAAGGGCCTCGTGTGGATGAGGGTCGAAGAAGTTGACGGTGCCCCCACGCTCACCTCGCCGATAGCCAAGTTCCTCTCCCACCAGGAGCTGGCAGGCATCGTGGAGCGCCTCGGAGCCGAGCCGGGTGACGTCTGCTACCTGGTGGCCGACGAGTGGCTGCGGACTTGCCATGTGCTGGGGCTCCTGCGGCTCGAACTCGGCCGCCCGCCGGTACACGAGGGCGGTCTGCAGTTCCTGTGGGTGGTCGACTTCCCGCTGTTCGAGTCGGTCGACGAGGCAACGGGGAAGCCGGTGCCGGCTCACCACCCGTTCACGATGCCGCATGCCGACGACCTCGACCTCCTCGACGGCGAGGTGGAGGACCTGCTCAAGGTCCGTTCCCAGGCATACGACCTGGTGCTCAACGGGTGGGAGCTGGGCTCTGGAAGCGTCCGAATCCACCGAGGGGACGTCCAGCAGAGGATCTTCGATCTGCTCGGGATCTCTCCCGAAGAAGCGGCCGCGAAGTTCGGCTTCCTGCTCGAGGCGTTCCGCTACGGCGCGCCGCCCCACGCCGGCTTCGCGTTCGGTCTCGACCGGCTCGTGGCGTTGCTGCTGGGCGAGGACAACATCCGAGAGGTGATCGCGTACCCGAAGACACAGTCGGGCGGTGATCCGCTCACCAAGGCGCCCACCGCGGTTGACGACGCCCACCTCGAGGAACTCGGGCTGCGACTGCTGCCACCGAGCACCTGA
- a CDS encoding replication-associated recombination protein A, with product MDDLFTAAAAERLAARGPLADRLRPQTLDQVVGQDHLLGAGAPLRALVDTDRLSSVILWGPPGTGKTTLARLLAEASAKAFVPMSAVTASVKDIRAVSAEAETRLGAHSRGTILFLDEIHRFNKAQQDALLPSVETGLIVLIGATTENPTFEVNPPLMSRSTLFRLEPLDEAALRELAARGLEAEAADAEPAAVDHLVDSAGGDGRHLLTSLEVSIALASSRLEREGGTGAVEVVLDDAQAALGVASVRYGRDDHYDVISAFIKSIRGSDPDAALHWLARMLEAGEDARFIARRLVIAASEDVGLADPTALMVAEAAARAVEYVGLPEARINLAHATVHLALAPKSNTAYAALGRAVADIRSAPVGEVPMHLRDASYRSARGLGHGVGYEYPHDDEGGWVDQEYLPAELADAHYYRPSRHGREAAAVEGWLARRGSGGSTGSGAG from the coding sequence ATGGACGACCTGTTCACTGCGGCTGCGGCCGAACGACTGGCAGCACGTGGCCCGCTGGCGGACCGCCTTCGACCGCAGACGCTCGACCAAGTGGTCGGCCAGGATCACCTACTCGGGGCAGGTGCGCCGCTTCGTGCCCTGGTCGACACCGACCGGCTCTCATCGGTCATCCTCTGGGGGCCACCGGGCACCGGCAAGACGACTCTGGCGCGGCTGCTCGCCGAGGCGTCAGCCAAGGCGTTCGTGCCCATGTCGGCCGTCACTGCTTCGGTCAAGGACATCCGGGCGGTCTCAGCGGAGGCAGAGACCCGGCTGGGCGCGCACTCACGGGGCACGATCCTGTTCCTCGACGAGATCCACAGGTTCAACAAGGCACAGCAGGACGCCCTCCTCCCGTCGGTGGAGACCGGCCTGATCGTGCTGATCGGGGCCACCACCGAAAACCCCACGTTCGAGGTCAATCCGCCTCTCATGAGCCGGTCGACGCTCTTCCGCCTCGAGCCACTCGACGAGGCCGCTCTGCGAGAACTGGCCGCGCGTGGCCTCGAGGCCGAAGCGGCCGACGCCGAACCCGCGGCAGTGGACCACCTCGTCGACTCTGCAGGGGGCGATGGGCGGCACCTGCTCACGAGCCTCGAGGTCTCGATCGCGCTGGCGAGTTCGCGGCTGGAACGCGAGGGCGGAACCGGAGCGGTCGAGGTGGTCCTCGATGACGCACAGGCCGCGCTCGGCGTGGCCTCGGTGCGCTACGGCCGCGACGACCACTACGACGTGATCTCGGCGTTCATCAAGTCCATCCGGGGTTCGGACCCGGACGCGGCACTGCACTGGCTGGCCCGGATGCTCGAGGCGGGCGAGGACGCGAGGTTCATCGCCCGGCGGTTGGTCATCGCAGCGTCGGAGGACGTCGGGCTCGCCGACCCGACCGCGCTGATGGTGGCGGAAGCGGCTGCCAGGGCCGTGGAGTACGTCGGCCTTCCAGAGGCGCGGATCAACCTGGCCCATGCCACCGTGCACCTGGCACTGGCCCCCAAGTCGAACACCGCCTACGCGGCGCTGGGGCGTGCCGTGGCCGACATACGTTCCGCTCCGGTGGGGGAGGTGCCGATGCACCTGCGCGACGCGTCCTACCGGTCGGCCCGGGGCCTGGGACACGGTGTGGGCTACGAGTACCCCCACGACGACGAAGGCGGCTGGGTCGACCAGGAATACCTGCCCGCCGAACTCGCCGACGCGCACTACTACCGTCCGTCTCGCCACGGGCGCGAGGCTGCGGCGGTCGAGGGTTGGTTGGCCCGTCGCGGCAGTGGTGGTTCCACGGGCAGCGGTGCCGGCTGA